Genomic window (Streptomyces sp. TG1A-60):
CCTCGGGGTCTTGTAGGTGGACGGCACCGACGCCTCCTCGTGACCGGGTGCCCAGGCGATGGCCAGCGCACCGCCGATCAGGGAGAGCAGGAAGCCGACACCGAAGCCGCCGAGGTTGGAGACCGGGATCGACACGAGCGCCAGGAGGATCGCCGCCGTACCGGCGAAGGTGCGTACATGCCGCTGGAACCAGAGGCTGACCCCGAGCACCACCAGCAGTACGCCGATGATGAGGGATCCCGCGCCGCCCGTCGTCGACATGGCGAGCGTCAGATGCCCGATCTGCAGGTTCGCGTACGGCAGGTACATGATCGGGAAACCGCCGAGCAGTACCAACAGGCCCGCCCAGAAGGGACGAGAGCCCCTCCAGTCGTCAAAGCGCCGCCGAAAGGCGCGGAGATAGTCTT
Coding sequences:
- a CDS encoding DUF6114 domain-containing protein, translating into MSAESTGQNEDYLRAFRRRFDDWRGSRPFWAGLLVLLGGFPIMYLPYANLQIGHLTLAMSTTGGAGSLIIGVLLVVLGVSLWFQRHVRTFAGTAAILLALVSIPVSNLGGFGVGFLLSLIGGALAIAWAPGHEEASVPSTYKTPRRTRAPQSTAPQNTAQQGVDLLKGDDLTGTTPTNGTNGRHSAG